The genomic region CGGAGGCAGCCAGATCCCGGGGCTGGATGGCCTTGCGACCCGCATCCTTGGCCAGCGTGTGCGGCTGGGCCGACCCTTGCGCGTGCAGGGCCTGCCGCAGGCCGCCACGGGGGCGCCGTTTGCCAGCGCGGTGGGCCTGTGCCTGTTCGCGGCGCATCCGCAGGACGAATGGTGGGATTTCGAAATCCCCGCCGAACGCTACCCGGCACGGTCGCTGCGGCGGGCGGTCAAATGGTTCAAGGACAACTGGTGACCACTATATCCAGCTCTCCGGGCGAAATACCGCTGAATTCTGGAGGCAATCCCCCAGATTTTGCGGTATTCCAATCTTTTTTTCGTGACCTTTTACCGGGTTGTGGATAGATTCGGGGATAAGTCGGTCAGATGCACGCGGGACAGGTGCAGTCAGGGCCGGAAAAGAAACAGGCGGCAGACAAGAAACGGACGGGCAAACCCATGGCACTCAATCTGACGATGACCCCCGAAAGGGAAGAGCTTAAGCCGCGCATCACCGTCTTCGGTGTGGGCGGGGCAGGCGGCAACGCGGTGAACAACATGATCGACCAGGCCCTTGAGGGGGTCGAGTTTGTCGTGGCCAACACCGACGCACAGGCCTTGCAGCAAAGCCGGGCCCATGCGCGCATTCAGATGGGTGTCAAAGTGACCGAGGGTCTGGGCGCAGGCGCGCGACCGACCGTCGGTGCAGCTGCCGCGGAAGAGACCATCGAGGAAATCGTCGATCACCTTGCCGGCGCGCATATGTGCTTCATCACTGCCGGGATGGGTGGTGGCACGGGCACGGGTGCGGCCCCGATCATCGCGCAAGCCGCGCGCGAGCTGGGCGTGCTGACCGTTGGCGTCGTGACCAAGCCCTTCCAGTTCGAAGGCAACAAGCGGATGCGGCAGGCCGAGGACGGGATCGAAGCCCTGCAGAAGGTCGTGGATACGCTGATCATCATCCCGAACCAGAACCTGTTCCGGCTGGCCAACGAACGCACGACCTTTACCGAAGCCTTCGCGATGGCTGACGACGTGCTCTATCAGGGCGTCAAGGGTGTGACGGACCTGATGGTCCGCCCCGGCCTGATCAACCTCGACTTTGCCGACGTGCGCGCCGTGATGGACGAGATGGGCAAGGCGATGATGGGCACCGGCGAAGCCAGCGGTGAAGACCGCGCGGTGCAGGCGGCGGAAAAGGCAATTGCCAACCCGCTTCTGGATGAAATCAGCCTGCATGGCGCCAAGGGTGTGTTGATCAATATCACCGGCGGCCATGACCTGACCCTGTTCGAGCTGGACGAGGCCGCGAACATCATCCGTGAAAAGGTGGACCCCGACGCCAACATCATCGTTGGCTCGACCCTGGACACGTCGATGGAAGGCCGCATCCGTGTGTCGGTCGTGGCCACGGGCATCGACGCCTCGGCTGCCAAGCTTGAGGTTCCTGTCGCGCGCCGGTCGATGGCCGCACCCTTGACGCTGACCCCAGCCCATCAGCCCGAAGCGGCCCGCCCGATGCCGCAGCCGGTTGCGGCGATGGCTGCTTCCGTGGCGCGGCAGCCGATGGAAGACGATGTCGAAACCACCGTAGCCGGGCTTTTCGATCCGGCGGCCACCGAAGCCGAGATCGAGGCAGAGGCTATGCCTGCCGATGATCTGCCTCCGCCCGTCTATCGTCCGCAGGCCGCGCCGCAGCCGTCGATGATCCGGTCTGCCCCCGCCGCGATCGAGGAGGATCCCTCGGTCTTCGTGGCACCCCGTCCACGCGCTGCCGGTCAACCCTCGCCCGAGGCGCTTGCCCGCCTGCAAGCCGCCGTGGCGCGCCCTGCCGCTGGTGGGGCACCCAAGTTTGCGGGCCGTCCGGCACCAGTGCCTGCAGCGCAGCCAGCCCCCGCAGCCGCAGCCCCTGCCGCGGGCAAGCCGCGCTTTGGCATCGGGTCGCTGATCAACCGGATGGCCGGTCATCTGGAAGCCGCAAGCGAGCGCCCCATCCCCGCCTCGGGCCGGGCACAGCCGCCGGTCACGGCCTATGAAGACGATCACGACATGGGAACCGATCAGGACCGGATCGAGATTCCGGCCTTCCTGCGCCGTCAGGCGAACTGAAACACGGCAGCAGATCTTTGCAGGAAAAGGCCCGGGGTTCCGGGCCTTTTCTATTTGAATCAATGAGTTGCCGT from Tabrizicola piscis harbors:
- the ftsZ gene encoding cell division protein FtsZ gives rise to the protein MALNLTMTPEREELKPRITVFGVGGAGGNAVNNMIDQALEGVEFVVANTDAQALQQSRAHARIQMGVKVTEGLGAGARPTVGAAAAEETIEEIVDHLAGAHMCFITAGMGGGTGTGAAPIIAQAARELGVLTVGVVTKPFQFEGNKRMRQAEDGIEALQKVVDTLIIIPNQNLFRLANERTTFTEAFAMADDVLYQGVKGVTDLMVRPGLINLDFADVRAVMDEMGKAMMGTGEASGEDRAVQAAEKAIANPLLDEISLHGAKGVLINITGGHDLTLFELDEAANIIREKVDPDANIIVGSTLDTSMEGRIRVSVVATGIDASAAKLEVPVARRSMAAPLTLTPAHQPEAARPMPQPVAAMAASVARQPMEDDVETTVAGLFDPAATEAEIEAEAMPADDLPPPVYRPQAAPQPSMIRSAPAAIEEDPSVFVAPRPRAAGQPSPEALARLQAAVARPAAGGAPKFAGRPAPVPAAQPAPAAAAPAAGKPRFGIGSLINRMAGHLEAASERPIPASGRAQPPVTAYEDDHDMGTDQDRIEIPAFLRRQAN